The following coding sequences are from one Cervus canadensis isolate Bull #8, Minnesota chromosome 4, ASM1932006v1, whole genome shotgun sequence window:
- the LOX gene encoding protein-lysine 6-oxidase isoform X1: MRFAWTALLGSLQLCALVRCAPPAAGHRQPPREQAAAPGAWRQKIQWENNGQVFSLLSLGSQYQPQRRRDPGAAAPGAANATAPQMRTPILLLRNNRTAAARARTAGPFAAAAAAGRPRPAARHWFQAGYSTSGAQDAGTSRADNQTAPGEVPTLSNLRPPNRVDVDGMVGDDPYNPYKYTDDNPYYNYYDTYERPRPGSRYRPGYGTGYFQYGLPDLVPDPYYIQASTYVQKMAMYNLRCAAEENCLASTAYRADVRDYDHRVLLRFPQRVKNQGTSDFLPSRPRYSWEWHSCHQHYHSMDEFSHYDLLDASTQRRVAEGHKASFCLEDTSCDYGYHRRFACTAHTQGLSPGCYDTYNADIDCQWIDITDVKPGNYILKVSVNPSYLVPESDYSNNVVRCEIRYTGHHAYASGCTISPY, encoded by the exons ATGCGCTTCGCCTGGACCGCACTCCTCGGGTCGCTGCAGCTCTGCGCACTCGTGCGCTGCGCCCCGCCGGCCGCCGGCCACCGGCAGCCCCCTCGCGAACAGGCGGCGGCTCCCGGCGCCTGGCGCCAGAAGATCCAATGGGAGAACAACGGGCAGGTGTTCAGCCTGCTGAGCCTGGGCTCGCAGTACCAGCCGCAACGGCGACGGGACCCCGGCGCCGCCGCCCCGGGGGCCGCCAACGCCACCGCCCCGCAGATGCGCACGCCAATCCTGCTGCTCCGCAACAACCGCACCGCGGCGGCGCGAGCGCGGACGGCCGGCCCCTTTGCAGCCGCAGCCGCAGCTGGCCGCCCCAGGCCCGCCGCCCGCCACTGGTTCCAAGCTGGCTACTCGACGTCTGGGGCCCAAGACGCTGGGACCTCGCGCGCTGATAACCAGACGGCACCGGGAGAGGTCCCGACGCTCAGTAACCTGCGACCGCCCAACCGCGTGGACGTGGACGGCATGGTGGGCGACGACCCGTACAACCCCTATAAGTACACCGACGACAACCCCTATTACAACTATTACGACACGTACGAAAGGCCCAGGCCTGGGAGCAGGTACCGGCCCGGATATGGCACCGGCTACTTCCAGTATG GTCTTCCGGACCTGGTGCCTGATCCCTACTACATCCAGGCGTCGACATACGTGCAAAAGATGGCCATGTACAACCTGAGATGCGCTGCGGAGGAAAATTGCTTGGCCAG CACAGCATACAGGGCAGATGTCAGAGATTATGATCACAGGGTGCTGCTAAGATTTCCCCAGAGGGTGAAAAACCAAGGGACATCTGATTTCCTACCAAGTCGACCAAGATATTCCTGGGAATGGCACAGTTGTCACCA ACATTACCACAGCATGGATGAATTCAGCCACTATGACCTGCTTGATGCCAGCACCCAGAGGAGAGTGGCTGAGGGCCACAAAGCGAGTTTCTGTCTTGAGGACACATCGTGTGACTACGGCTACCACAGGCGATTTGCATGTACTGCACACACACAG GGCTTGAGTCCTGGCTGCTATGATACCTATAATGCAGACATAGACTGCCAGTGGATTGATATCACTGATGTCAAACCTGGAAACTATATTCTCAAG GTCAGTGTGAATCCCAGCTATCTGGTGCCTGAGTCGGACTATTCCAACAATGTTGTCCGCTGTGAAATTCGCTACACAGGACATCACGCGTATGCCTCGGGCTGCACAATTTCACC GTATTAG
- the LOX gene encoding protein-lysine 6-oxidase isoform X2, whose protein sequence is MRFAWTALLGSLQLCALVRCAPPAAGHRQPPREQAAAPGAWRQKIQWENNGQVFSLLSLGSQYQPQRRRDPGAAAPGAANATAPQMRTPILLLRNNRTAAARARTAGPFAAAAAAGRPRPAARHWFQAGYSTSGAQDAGTSRADNQTAPGEVPTLSNLRPPNRVDVDGMVGDDPYNPYKYTDDNPYYNYYDTYERPRPGSRYRPGYGTGYFQYGLPDLVPDPYYIQASTYVQKMAMYNLRCAAEENCLASTAYRADVRDYDHRVLLRFPQRVKNQGTSDFLPSRPRYSWEWHSCHQHYHSMDEFSHYDLLDASTQRRVAEGHKASFCLEDTSCDYGYHRRFACTAHTQGLSPGCYDTYNADIDCQWIDITDVKPGNYILKVSVNPSYLVPESDYSNNVVRCEIRYTGHHAYASGCTISP, encoded by the exons ATGCGCTTCGCCTGGACCGCACTCCTCGGGTCGCTGCAGCTCTGCGCACTCGTGCGCTGCGCCCCGCCGGCCGCCGGCCACCGGCAGCCCCCTCGCGAACAGGCGGCGGCTCCCGGCGCCTGGCGCCAGAAGATCCAATGGGAGAACAACGGGCAGGTGTTCAGCCTGCTGAGCCTGGGCTCGCAGTACCAGCCGCAACGGCGACGGGACCCCGGCGCCGCCGCCCCGGGGGCCGCCAACGCCACCGCCCCGCAGATGCGCACGCCAATCCTGCTGCTCCGCAACAACCGCACCGCGGCGGCGCGAGCGCGGACGGCCGGCCCCTTTGCAGCCGCAGCCGCAGCTGGCCGCCCCAGGCCCGCCGCCCGCCACTGGTTCCAAGCTGGCTACTCGACGTCTGGGGCCCAAGACGCTGGGACCTCGCGCGCTGATAACCAGACGGCACCGGGAGAGGTCCCGACGCTCAGTAACCTGCGACCGCCCAACCGCGTGGACGTGGACGGCATGGTGGGCGACGACCCGTACAACCCCTATAAGTACACCGACGACAACCCCTATTACAACTATTACGACACGTACGAAAGGCCCAGGCCTGGGAGCAGGTACCGGCCCGGATATGGCACCGGCTACTTCCAGTATG GTCTTCCGGACCTGGTGCCTGATCCCTACTACATCCAGGCGTCGACATACGTGCAAAAGATGGCCATGTACAACCTGAGATGCGCTGCGGAGGAAAATTGCTTGGCCAG CACAGCATACAGGGCAGATGTCAGAGATTATGATCACAGGGTGCTGCTAAGATTTCCCCAGAGGGTGAAAAACCAAGGGACATCTGATTTCCTACCAAGTCGACCAAGATATTCCTGGGAATGGCACAGTTGTCACCA ACATTACCACAGCATGGATGAATTCAGCCACTATGACCTGCTTGATGCCAGCACCCAGAGGAGAGTGGCTGAGGGCCACAAAGCGAGTTTCTGTCTTGAGGACACATCGTGTGACTACGGCTACCACAGGCGATTTGCATGTACTGCACACACACAG GGCTTGAGTCCTGGCTGCTATGATACCTATAATGCAGACATAGACTGCCAGTGGATTGATATCACTGATGTCAAACCTGGAAACTATATTCTCAAG GTCAGTGTGAATCCCAGCTATCTGGTGCCTGAGTCGGACTATTCCAACAATGTTGTCCGCTGTGAAATTCGCTACACAGGACATCACGCGTATGCCTCGGGCTGCACAATTTCACCGTGA